A genomic window from Hypomesus transpacificus isolate Combined female chromosome 15, fHypTra1, whole genome shotgun sequence includes:
- the LOC124477527 gene encoding myelin protein zero-like protein 3 — MFRQYRSILLDKYFFLIICFGLSNVSAILVSSPVEVHGAMGDSVTLTCTFTSTSRATSRMSVDWAYRPQSGGPPQAFFHFSSLVFPPTDRQFKGRVQWQGSPARGDATIVLLHATLNDNGTYTCSVRNPPDVHGSPTSHTVLTVTPRAVAVRFSDVAVLLAFILLPSAVITMALIGRMFCPLRDKNQSHAYRSPIEVMDGDEHVLQPTKTREKNANCCDLYWMDEDEEYYIQKERPREEGMAESHC; from the exons GCCTGTCCAACGTGTCAGCCATCTTAGTGAGCTCTCCTGTGGAGGTCCACGGTGCCATGGGAGACTCGGTCACCCTGACCTGCACTTTCACCTCCACCAGCAGGGCCACTAGCCGCATGTCTGTTGACTGGGCCTACCGGCCGCAGAGTGGAGGCCCTCCTCAGGCC ttCTTCCACTTTTCCTCGCTCGTCTTCCCCCCCACTGACAGGCAGTTTAAGGGGCGTGTCCAGTGGCAGGGCAGCCCCGCCCGGGGGGACGCCACTATAGTGCTGCTCCATGCCACCCTGAACGACAATGGCACCTACACCTGCTCTGTCAGGAACCCCCCTGATGTCCACGGGTCCCCCACCTCGCACACTGTCCTCACCGTCACCCCCCGGG CGGTAGCGGTGAGGTTCTCTGACGTTGCCGTCCTCCTGGCGTTCATCCTACTCCCCTCGGCTGTCATAACCATGGCTCTGATTGGCCGCATGTTCTGTCCCCTTAGGGACAAGAACCAATCACATGCTTACCGTTCACCCATAGAGGTCATGGACGG CGATGAGCACGTCCTCCAACCTACGAAGACCAGGGAGAAGAACGCCAACTGCTGTGACCTATATTGGATG GACGAGGATGAGGAGTACTACATCCAGAAAGAGAGGCCCCGGGAAGAGGGCATGGCTGAGTCTCACTGCTAG
- the gap43 gene encoding neuromodulin yields the protein MLCCIRRTKPVEKNEEADQKIEQDVHKPEDKAHKAATKIQASFRGHITRKKMKDGEDEEEKEEKEGSPAVPEEATEEGEEEKKEQGDSPVASQEEVEDAVPGKEETSQAKSPVADKPANSPAPVTTSPVAPVAASPVGEAPATTPTQAPIAATPSEPQKEEVKGASSQAKEEPKEEETQEAPVTAATPSEEAIKSGEPREADVPAAATASQTADKEEPNQTQDKQDAAEEVDTQADTKEESKEDQEKV from the exons ATGCTGTGCTGCATAAGAAGAACTAAACCG GTTGAGAAGAATGAGGAGGCTGACCAGAAGATTGAGCAGGATGTCCACAAACCAGAGGACAAAGCTCACAAGGCCGCCACCAAAATTCAGGCCAGCTTCCGTGGACACATAACCCGGAAAAAGATGAAAGACGGCGAGGacgaagaggagaaagaggagaaagagggaagtcCAGCCGTCCCGGAGGAGGCAAcggaagaaggggaggaggagaagaaggagcaggGTGATTCCCCGGTCGCGAgccaggaggaagtggaggatgcTGTCCCTGGGAAGGAGGAGACAAGCCAAGCCAAAAGCCCGGTAGCAGACAAGCCAGCCAACAGCCCTGCCCCCGTCACCACCTCTCCGGTAGCCCCCGTGGCTGCCTCGCCTGTCGGGGAGGCGCCTGCGACCACCCCGACCCAGGCCCCAATCGCGGCGACCCCCTCTGAGCCCCAGAAAGAGGAAGTAAAGGGCGCGTCCAGCCAGGCTAAGGAGGAGCCCAAAGAGGAGGAGACCCAGGAGGCCCCCGTCACCGCTGCCACACCCTCTGAGGAGGCCATAAAGAGCGGGGAGCCTAGAGAAGCCGACGtgcctgctgctgctactgccaGCCAGACAGCTGACAAGGAGGAGCCCAACCAAACACAAGACAAACAAG ATGCTGCAGAAGAGGTTGACACCCAAGCGGACACCAAGGAAGAGTCCAAGGAAGACCAAGAGAAAGTTTAA